Proteins encoded within one genomic window of Oscillatoria salina IIICB1:
- a CDS encoding PAS domain S-box protein: protein MVNQMVKFTASDTSVKELLNRESLHLYRSALAATSCGVAIADARQAHRPIVYCNQAFEEITGYSRAEVIGRNCKFLQGSDTDPIAIEQIRAALKVGGECQVVIKNYKKDGTPFWNELKISPVRDEQGNLTHFVGVQTDITKRKQEEETRRLMEFSLARAADAAFFIAPEGRLLYVNEAACRLLGYSQGELQRMSISEIDLQFPPKVWSQHWQKIKQHGSFTVETEHRAKDGRLIPVEVTVNYLEFHNREYNCAFVRDISDRYLAQAELRRNEKLYRTLAQNIPNGFVLIFDSQLRYLLAEGKGMEDIGLSKEFLEGKTLEETSSPHEYQTFASVYQAALQGKTTVWEYEYRSRVLSVQIVPVIDDDDKIVAGMVMTQDITQQKETETALRSLVEREKLVGEVAQRIRQSLKLDDVLKTAVREVRQLLQSDRVILYRFNPDWSGAVVVESVGAGWTPALGSNVEDRCFQVTHAPLYRKGRIRAIENIYDAGLTECHLNLLAQFEVKANLIVPVLQGEKLWGLIVVHHCSKPRRWQDGEIELLRQLSVQLAIAIQQAALFEQVETELKERAIAEAALRTSEAQLKEQATRLKKALKELKQTQTQLIQSEKMSSLGQLVAGIAHEINNPVSFIRGNIAHATEYAHDLLDLLQLYQQCYPQPKVEIQDKIEETDLDFLTEDFVKLLQSMKVGTDRINSIVISLRNFSRLDEAERKPADLHEGLENTLMILHHRLHGKSGEIKVIKNYGNIPEVECYPGQLNQVFINLLSNAIDALEDSEISAPMIEICTEVSKKNSKSAAVIRIKDNGSGISQEIKKQIFDPFFTTKPVGKGTGLGLSICYQIVVNKHQGKIDCFSTPGKGTEFVVTIPLQEGSN, encoded by the coding sequence ATGGTCAACCAAATGGTCAAGTTTACTGCTTCTGACACAAGCGTCAAAGAATTGCTGAATCGAGAAAGTTTACATTTGTATCGCAGTGCTTTAGCAGCAACTAGCTGCGGTGTGGCGATCGCTGATGCTCGCCAAGCTCATCGTCCAATTGTCTACTGCAATCAAGCTTTTGAGGAAATTACAGGTTATTCTCGCGCAGAAGTTATTGGGCGAAACTGCAAGTTTTTACAAGGAAGCGATACCGATCCTATAGCAATTGAGCAAATTCGAGCGGCGCTAAAAGTTGGAGGGGAATGTCAAGTAGTTATCAAGAACTATAAAAAGGATGGTACGCCATTTTGGAATGAGTTAAAAATTTCACCAGTACGTGACGAGCAAGGCAATTTGACTCATTTTGTGGGCGTACAAACGGATATTACCAAGCGGAAGCAGGAAGAAGAAACTCGACGCTTAATGGAATTTTCCCTTGCTCGTGCGGCAGATGCTGCTTTTTTTATCGCTCCAGAGGGAAGATTGTTGTATGTTAACGAGGCAGCTTGTCGCTTGTTGGGTTATTCTCAAGGGGAATTGCAAAGGATGAGTATTTCCGAGATCGATTTGCAGTTTCCCCCTAAAGTTTGGAGTCAACATTGGCAGAAAATTAAGCAGCACGGTTCGTTTACAGTTGAAACTGAGCATCGAGCTAAAGATGGTCGGTTAATTCCTGTAGAAGTTACAGTTAATTATTTAGAATTTCACAATCGAGAATATAATTGTGCTTTTGTTAGAGATATCAGCGATCGCTACCTTGCCCAAGCGGAACTTCGCCGCAATGAAAAGCTTTACCGTACTCTAGCTCAAAATATCCCTAACGGTTTTGTCTTGATTTTTGACTCTCAATTGCGCTATTTGCTTGCAGAAGGCAAAGGTATGGAGGATATTGGACTCTCGAAAGAGTTTTTAGAAGGTAAAACTCTTGAGGAAACATCCTCACCTCACGAATACCAAACTTTTGCTTCTGTCTATCAAGCTGCACTACAAGGAAAAACCACTGTTTGGGAGTACGAATATCGCTCTCGTGTCTTATCAGTTCAGATTGTGCCAGTTATCGATGATGATGACAAAATTGTGGCGGGAATGGTGATGACGCAAGACATTACCCAACAAAAAGAAACTGAAACTGCTTTACGGTCTTTAGTAGAGCGAGAAAAGTTGGTCGGAGAAGTTGCTCAACGGATTCGCCAGTCTTTGAAATTAGATGATGTTCTCAAGACTGCGGTTCGAGAAGTGCGACAATTGCTGCAAAGCGATCGCGTGATTCTCTATCGTTTTAATCCTGACTGGAGTGGGGCTGTAGTTGTGGAGTCGGTAGGTGCGGGTTGGACGCCAGCTTTGGGTAGTAATGTGGAAGATCGCTGTTTCCAAGTTACCCACGCTCCTCTGTATCGCAAAGGTCGCATTCGCGCGATTGAAAATATTTATGATGCAGGTTTAACTGAATGTCATCTTAACTTGTTGGCGCAGTTTGAAGTTAAAGCTAATTTAATTGTACCAGTTTTGCAAGGAGAAAAGCTTTGGGGGTTAATAGTTGTTCATCATTGCTCAAAACCCCGTCGTTGGCAAGATGGGGAGATCGAATTGTTGAGACAATTGAGCGTGCAGTTAGCGATCGCGATTCAACAAGCAGCACTTTTTGAGCAAGTCGAAACTGAATTAAAAGAACGGGCGATCGCTGAAGCTGCTTTGCGTACTTCTGAAGCACAACTTAAAGAGCAAGCAACGCGACTTAAAAAGGCTCTCAAAGAACTTAAACAAACTCAAACACAACTTATTCAAAGCGAAAAAATGTCCAGTTTAGGGCAACTTGTAGCTGGGATTGCTCATGAAATTAATAACCCAGTTTCTTTTATTCGTGGTAATATTGCTCACGCTACTGAATACGCTCACGATTTATTAGATTTACTGCAACTTTATCAACAATGTTATCCCCAACCCAAAGTGGAAATTCAAGACAAAATTGAAGAAACTGACCTTGATTTTCTGACTGAGGATTTCGTCAAATTACTCCAATCAATGAAAGTTGGCACAGATCGCATTAATTCTATTGTTATCTCTTTGCGTAACTTTTCTCGACTCGATGAAGCTGAACGCAAACCTGCCGATCTTCACGAAGGTTTGGAAAATACTTTAATGATTTTACACCATCGTTTGCATGGGAAAAGTGGCGAGATTAAAGTTATTAAAAATTACGGTAATATTCCGGAGGTAGAATGCTATCCGGGACAGTTAAATCAAGTGTTTATCAATCTTCTCAGTAATGCTATCGATGCGTTGGAAGATTCGGAAATTTCTGCTCCTATGATTGAAATTTGTACCGAAGTTAGCAAAAAGAACTCTAAATCGGCAGCAGTTATTAGAATTAAAGATAATGGTTCGGGAATTTCTCAAGAAATTAAAAAACAGATTTTCGACCCATTTTTTACTACTAAACCTGTTGGTAAGGGAACCGGTTTAGGTTTGTCTATTTGTTACCAAATTGTGGTTAATAAACATCAAGGGAAAATTGATTGTTTTTCAACACCTGGGAAAGGAACGGAGTTTGTGGTAACAATTCCCCTACAAGAAGGTAGCAATTAA
- a CDS encoding sensor histidine kinase: MKKWLLQTISEILDRSTPHERSYESEKTSKKITIVSDRHHNGNGRRATAQLQADREWSSARSALEKLLLQVINSDCNTSPECQGLVLSGPAPILSTEKILSQVHRGVFAPEASSLRRLMPCQQQQASPTALANHICPVVEFPLLSSDPLATEQFALIFTSSFALVMSLGKDSTDTPKFEFSFDPEVVYKAWTALRGRLLLTSAHQLSWLDSLVEKYAPTIPDYRLVMEFSRQAIAHLSTLPELEEKRLTKVWKTHPEETPAKVISLRDTKDRKSRTSCEQQSNCSKKNADVELLQALTHEIRTPLTTIRMLTRLLLKKPQKLTQDAIKRLENIDRECTEQINRMELIFRAAELETTTATQPKKEVPLTSISLEQLFQQNIPCWQKQAQRRNVTLDFILPEKLPTVVTNPSMLEQVLIGLMEKFTRNSPSGGEIQVQVTTAGNQLKLELQSYNTNNHNPIKSIGQLLMFQPETGSLSLNLDVTKNLFHALGGKLTVRQRPQQGEVMTIFLPLGNTNNSQVNSQTNFFLTRSVSS; this comes from the coding sequence GTGAAAAAGTGGTTACTACAAACTATAAGTGAAATTTTAGACCGAAGTACGCCGCACGAGCGCAGCTACGAGTCGGAGAAAACAAGCAAGAAAATAACGATCGTCAGCGATCGCCATCATAATGGAAATGGACGAAGAGCAACAGCGCAACTGCAAGCCGATCGAGAATGGAGTAGCGCGAGATCCGCATTAGAAAAATTACTCTTACAAGTTATTAATAGCGATTGTAACACTTCACCAGAGTGTCAGGGATTAGTTTTATCCGGACCTGCACCCATACTAAGCACCGAAAAAATTCTTTCCCAAGTGCATCGAGGAGTTTTTGCTCCAGAAGCTTCCTCTCTGCGACGCTTAATGCCTTGTCAGCAACAACAAGCTTCGCCGACAGCTCTAGCAAACCACATCTGTCCCGTGGTAGAATTTCCTTTATTATCATCCGATCCCCTAGCAACAGAGCAATTTGCCTTGATTTTCACCTCAAGCTTTGCTTTAGTGATGAGTTTAGGGAAAGATTCTACAGATACTCCTAAATTTGAATTTTCTTTCGATCCAGAAGTAGTATACAAAGCTTGGACAGCTCTGAGAGGGAGATTATTACTTACCAGCGCTCATCAGTTATCCTGGCTGGATAGTTTAGTCGAAAAATATGCTCCCACGATTCCCGATTACCGTCTCGTGATGGAGTTCTCTCGTCAGGCGATCGCCCATCTCTCAACTTTACCAGAATTAGAAGAAAAACGTTTAACTAAGGTGTGGAAAACCCATCCAGAGGAAACACCAGCTAAAGTTATCTCCCTGAGAGATACTAAAGATCGTAAATCTCGGACTTCCTGCGAGCAACAATCTAATTGTAGTAAGAAAAATGCCGATGTAGAACTATTACAAGCATTAACTCATGAAATTCGCACACCTTTAACTACAATTCGGATGCTGACGCGACTGCTCTTGAAAAAGCCCCAAAAACTTACCCAAGATGCAATTAAACGTCTTGAAAATATCGATCGAGAGTGTACCGAACAAATTAACCGCATGGAATTAATTTTCCGCGCAGCAGAATTAGAAACTACCACCGCAACTCAACCGAAAAAAGAAGTTCCTCTAACTTCAATTTCCTTAGAACAACTTTTTCAACAAAATATTCCTTGCTGGCAAAAACAAGCACAACGGCGTAATGTTACCTTAGATTTTATTTTACCAGAAAAACTCCCCACAGTAGTAACTAATCCTAGTATGCTCGAGCAAGTTTTAATTGGTTTGATGGAAAAATTTACTCGCAATTCACCCAGTGGTGGAGAAATTCAAGTACAGGTAACAACTGCTGGCAATCAACTCAAACTGGAACTACAATCTTACAATACTAACAATCACAATCCCATTAAATCAATCGGTCAGTTGTTAATGTTTCAACCAGAAACTGGTAGTTTGAGTTTAAATCTTGATGTGACTAAAAATCTTTTTCATGCTCTCGGTGGTAAGCTAACTGTACGTCAGCGACCTCAGCAAGGGGAAGTTATGACAATTTTTCTTCCTTTAGGTAATACTAATAATTCACAGGTTAATTCCCAGACAAATTTTTTTCTGACTAGATCGGTTAGTTCTTAA
- a CDS encoding ATP-binding protein has product MFVSSTGSVSIYRVIREVLASDSGLSVSAMTLQALIAGLFDLLIEQQLAVTIFVKLPHNSSWEAEIERYQQQIKTATIYLCSDRQSAVKKIPTVIPLRLVTSSELQRESFLIVLGSQLCAAIATQQQEKLQVVCSFEPNVLSQVLAKLKNAIAPTDSTPEMPETFSLPDAVAPGLLSNLVRKHLQRSDELTKRQPWQFKDAFIFDVVEEFSTPLTHMKTALSILKSNQLSERQRDRYLQLLNQECDRQHGLIEAMRTLVQLDSLSPSQNQEKVQLADLVPGIVSTYQPLAMERGIQLGYTVPANLPPVSCPHHWLRQIIINLLNNSLKFTPDGGKVSVRASYQEKYVKLAFRDTGVGIAEEEIPKIFDSFYRGSIAKNNEDTVGVGLGLTIARQLLLRCHGSISVSSKLGVGSVFTILLPVRE; this is encoded by the coding sequence ATGTTCGTGTCTTCTACTGGCTCAGTTTCTATTTATCGGGTAATTCGAGAAGTTCTTGCTTCTGACTCAGGTTTAAGTGTTAGTGCTATGACACTCCAAGCTTTAATAGCTGGGTTGTTTGATTTGCTCATCGAGCAACAGTTAGCTGTGACAATTTTTGTTAAACTACCTCACAACAGTAGTTGGGAAGCGGAAATCGAACGTTACCAGCAACAAATCAAAACTGCAACAATTTATTTATGTAGCGATCGCCAATCTGCTGTCAAAAAAATACCTACTGTCATTCCCCTACGGCTCGTTACTAGCAGCGAGCTACAACGAGAATCTTTTCTGATTGTACTAGGTTCCCAACTTTGTGCGGCGATCGCTACCCAACAGCAGGAAAAATTGCAGGTAGTCTGTTCTTTTGAGCCAAATGTCCTCTCCCAGGTATTAGCAAAACTAAAAAACGCGATCGCGCCTACTGATTCTACTCCAGAAATGCCAGAAACATTTTCCTTACCTGATGCTGTCGCTCCTGGTTTATTATCTAATCTAGTCCGGAAACATCTTCAGCGCAGTGACGAACTCACTAAACGACAACCTTGGCAATTTAAAGACGCATTTATCTTCGATGTCGTCGAGGAATTTAGCACTCCTCTGACTCACATGAAAACAGCCTTAAGCATTTTAAAATCCAATCAGTTATCAGAGCGACAACGCGATCGCTATTTACAATTATTAAATCAAGAATGCGATCGGCAACATGGTTTAATTGAAGCGATGCGTACTTTAGTACAACTAGACTCTCTTTCCCCATCCCAGAATCAAGAAAAAGTTCAGTTAGCAGATTTAGTTCCTGGTATTGTTAGCACCTATCAACCCTTAGCAATGGAGCGCGGTATCCAACTCGGTTATACTGTACCTGCTAATCTTCCTCCTGTAAGTTGTCCTCATCATTGGCTGAGACAAATTATTATTAATTTACTTAACAATAGCCTTAAGTTTACTCCTGATGGTGGTAAAGTTTCAGTACGAGCTTCTTACCAAGAAAAATACGTCAAACTAGCTTTTCGCGATACTGGAGTGGGTATTGCCGAAGAAGAAATCCCTAAAATTTTTGATAGCTTTTATCGCGGCAGTATAGCTAAAAATAATGAAGATACTGTTGGTGTAGGTTTAGGTTTAACTATTGCCAGACAATTACTATTGCGTTGTCATGGCTCAATTTCTGTCAGTAGTAAACTCGGTGTGGGTTCAGTTTTCACCATTTTATTACCTGTTCGAGAGTAA
- a CDS encoding adenylate/guanylate cyclase domain-containing protein encodes MANERLHAVLEAVPGIVSWVSSDLRYIEVNRHLASIFKLSPQDFVGQEIGFLGTSSEFSDFVRSFFASPPQDAFREISARVNGIERNYLIVAQKYDRGKAAFLIGIDITERHKALDGLRNAEAKYRNIFENAVEGIFQSSPDGYFLDANPALARIYGYDSPQQLIAKVTNISEQVYIDPLRRQEFVQLLADVGRVVGFESQIYRRDGSLRWISENARAIHDEYGNLLYYEGTVEDITERKEAEEALKKFNEQLEIIVEQRTAALKEANHQLVREVAERRRIETALRDSEAGLRALFASMTDVITVFDSQGCYVKIVSTNSEVLYSPTAELIGKSVYEVLPRQQADLFVKIIQEVIQTGQTVNIEYNLPIREGAHCQGAGGHGCIIAEDEQEEFASLKTKEVWFAASVSPMPENRVIWVARDTTERKRVLDALQKAEEKYRGIFENTAEGIFQTTPAGHCISANPALVRMYGYNSAEEVTGNLTDVSNQLYVDPQRRQEFVEAIERYGKVTNFESQVYRKDGRIIWTSENARAVRNGSGEVVYYEGTVADITQRKRSEEALRAEQEKSEQLLLNILPQAIATQLKQNQSSIAERFESATILFADIVDFTGLSARVSPTELVDFLNEIFSCFDKLAERHGLEKIKTIGDAYMVAAGIPMPIPNHARAIAEMALDMQREMANFKRSDGKPFNLRIGIHTGPVVAGVIGIKKFAYDLWGDTVNVASRMESQGTASRIQCTESTYRLLEDEYLFIKRGIIYVKGKGEMVTYWLTGKKYA; translated from the coding sequence ATGGCAAACGAGCGCTTACACGCTGTTTTGGAAGCAGTACCAGGAATTGTTTCCTGGGTGAGTTCGGATTTACGCTATATCGAAGTAAACCGACACCTCGCCTCAATTTTTAAGCTATCTCCCCAAGATTTTGTCGGTCAAGAAATTGGCTTTTTAGGCACTAGCTCAGAATTTAGTGACTTTGTGCGCTCGTTTTTTGCCAGTCCCCCACAAGATGCTTTTCGGGAAATTTCGGCACGAGTTAATGGCATCGAGCGCAATTATTTAATTGTTGCCCAAAAATACGATCGCGGTAAGGCTGCTTTTTTAATCGGTATCGATATTACCGAACGCCACAAAGCCCTTGACGGACTGAGAAATGCTGAAGCTAAATATCGCAATATTTTTGAAAATGCAGTTGAAGGAATTTTTCAAAGCAGCCCAGATGGATATTTTCTTGATGCTAATCCCGCTTTGGCAAGAATTTATGGCTATGACTCACCTCAACAACTTATTGCCAAGGTAACTAATATTTCTGAGCAAGTTTACATTGACCCGCTTCGTCGCCAAGAATTTGTCCAATTATTAGCTGATGTTGGTCGTGTAGTTGGCTTTGAATCCCAAATTTATCGTCGTGATGGTAGTTTGAGATGGATTTCGGAAAATGCTCGTGCTATTCATGACGAGTATGGAAATCTACTTTATTACGAAGGAACTGTTGAAGATATTACTGAACGGAAAGAGGCTGAGGAAGCTTTAAAGAAGTTCAATGAACAGTTAGAAATTATTGTCGAACAACGCACGGCGGCTTTGAAAGAAGCAAATCATCAATTGGTGAGAGAAGTTGCCGAACGCAGGCGGATTGAAACCGCTCTCAGAGACTCGGAAGCTGGGCTGCGGGCTTTGTTTGCTTCGATGACTGATGTGATTACTGTTTTTGATTCTCAAGGATGTTATGTGAAAATTGTCTCGACTAATTCTGAGGTGTTGTACAGTCCGACTGCGGAATTAATCGGTAAAAGCGTTTACGAAGTTTTGCCTCGTCAACAAGCTGATTTGTTTGTCAAAATTATTCAGGAAGTTATCCAAACAGGACAAACTGTCAACATTGAATATAATCTTCCCATCCGCGAAGGAGCGCATTGTCAAGGTGCAGGCGGACATGGATGTATTATCGCAGAAGATGAGCAGGAAGAATTTGCTTCTCTCAAGACTAAAGAAGTTTGGTTTGCTGCGAGTGTCTCACCAATGCCGGAAAATCGCGTTATTTGGGTAGCACGAGATACCACCGAACGCAAGCGGGTACTGGATGCGCTGCAAAAAGCTGAAGAGAAGTATCGTGGTATTTTTGAGAATACCGCAGAAGGTATTTTCCAAACTACACCCGCCGGACATTGTATTAGTGCTAATCCAGCTTTGGTGCGAATGTATGGTTATAATTCGGCGGAAGAGGTGACAGGGAATTTAACTGATGTTAGCAATCAGTTATATGTTGACCCTCAACGTCGTCAGGAGTTTGTGGAGGCGATTGAAAGGTATGGCAAGGTGACAAATTTTGAGTCGCAAGTGTATCGTAAGGATGGCAGGATTATTTGGACTTCTGAGAATGCCCGTGCGGTTCGTAATGGAAGCGGGGAAGTAGTTTACTATGAAGGTACGGTTGCTGATATTACTCAACGCAAACGTAGTGAAGAAGCTTTGCGTGCAGAACAAGAAAAATCCGAACAATTGTTATTAAATATTTTGCCCCAGGCGATCGCTACTCAGTTGAAACAAAACCAATCTAGCATTGCGGAACGTTTTGAGAGTGCGACGATTCTCTTTGCTGATATTGTTGATTTTACTGGACTTTCGGCTCGCGTCTCGCCGACAGAATTGGTTGATTTTCTCAACGAAATCTTTTCTTGTTTCGATAAACTCGCGGAGCGCCACGGACTGGAAAAAATTAAGACAATCGGCGATGCTTATATGGTAGCAGCAGGTATCCCGATGCCGATTCCCAATCATGCTCGCGCGATCGCCGAAATGGCTTTGGATATGCAACGGGAAATGGCTAATTTTAAGCGTTCTGATGGTAAACCTTTTAATCTCCGTATCGGTATTCATACAGGTCCGGTGGTAGCTGGAGTGATTGGCATTAAAAAGTTTGCTTACGACCTGTGGGGTGATACTGTTAATGTGGCTTCGCGCATGGAATCTCAAGGTACTGCTAGCCGGATTCAATGTACGGAGTCTACTTATCGTTTATTAGAGGATGAGTATTTATTTATCAAGCGTGGCATCATTTACGTTAAAGGTAAGGGGGAAATGGTGACTTATTGGCTGACAGGGAAAAAATATGCTTGA
- a CDS encoding UDP-N-acetylmuramoyl-L-alanyl-D-glutamate--2,6-diaminopimelate ligase: MKLRELLAKVPGMPEISEHLALDKEVKGLCTNSHACKAGDVFIGMPGTRVDGGEFWQSALNSGAIAAIITPQAAEKKPPTSDVCVIPVADIVQACAKVAGAFYGYPAQSLKMVGVTGTNGKTTTSHLIEFLLAKSGQATALLGTLYARWQGYNQTAVHTTPFAVELQQQLAAALEAGTEYAVMEVSSHALAQGRVLDCPFEVAVFTNLTQDHLDFHKDMEDYFLAKALLFSTDYLKGRAIANFDDSYGKRILAQLDSEQAWSYSISDRAADLWLSDLTYEANGVSGKIHTPAGEADFRSPLVGQFNLANLLAAVGATLSLGLDLETIVKFVPEFPGVPGRMERVQIDSTQDISVIVDYAHTPDSLENLLKAARPFIEGKMICVFGCGGDRDRTKRPLMGKIAAELADVAVVTSDNPRTEDPEKILADILAGIPDSIEPIVIGDRATAIQQAIENAQPGDGVIIAGKGHEDYQILGTEKIHFSDREQAREALKLLK; this comes from the coding sequence ATGAAGCTACGCGAGTTGTTAGCAAAAGTTCCGGGAATGCCTGAAATAAGCGAACATTTGGCTTTGGATAAGGAAGTTAAAGGGCTTTGTACGAATTCTCACGCTTGTAAGGCTGGAGATGTATTTATTGGAATGCCGGGGACGCGGGTTGATGGGGGAGAGTTTTGGCAAAGTGCGCTTAATAGTGGTGCGATCGCTGCTATTATAACTCCCCAAGCGGCGGAAAAAAAACCACCTACATCTGATGTTTGCGTAATTCCGGTTGCTGATATTGTTCAAGCTTGTGCTAAGGTGGCTGGGGCTTTTTATGGCTATCCCGCGCAAAGTTTAAAGATGGTGGGGGTAACGGGGACGAATGGTAAGACGACTACGAGTCATTTGATTGAGTTTCTGTTGGCGAAATCTGGACAAGCGACGGCACTTTTGGGTACTCTTTATGCTCGTTGGCAAGGTTACAACCAAACTGCTGTTCACACTACACCTTTTGCGGTGGAGTTGCAACAACAGTTAGCCGCAGCATTGGAAGCTGGTACGGAATATGCGGTAATGGAAGTTAGTTCTCACGCTCTTGCTCAAGGTCGGGTGTTGGATTGTCCGTTTGAGGTGGCGGTATTTACTAATCTTACCCAAGATCACCTTGATTTTCATAAGGATATGGAGGATTATTTTCTGGCTAAAGCTTTGCTATTTAGTACAGATTATCTCAAAGGTCGGGCGATCGCCAATTTCGACGATTCTTATGGAAAACGTATCTTGGCGCAACTAGATTCTGAGCAAGCTTGGAGTTATAGTATTAGCGATCGCGCTGCGGATTTGTGGCTGAGTGATTTAACTTATGAGGCGAATGGTGTTAGTGGTAAGATTCATACACCAGCCGGGGAAGCTGATTTTCGTTCTCCTTTGGTGGGACAATTTAATTTAGCGAATCTTTTGGCAGCAGTTGGGGCAACTTTAAGTTTAGGATTGGATTTAGAGACAATTGTTAAGTTTGTACCGGAATTTCCTGGTGTACCGGGACGCATGGAAAGGGTACAAATTGATTCTACACAGGATATTAGTGTGATTGTCGATTATGCTCATACACCTGATAGTTTAGAAAATTTGCTGAAAGCCGCTAGACCGTTTATTGAGGGTAAAATGATTTGTGTATTTGGTTGTGGAGGCGATCGCGATCGCACGAAACGTCCTTTAATGGGTAAAATAGCGGCTGAGTTAGCTGATGTAGCGGTAGTAACTTCCGATAATCCCCGGACAGAAGACCCAGAGAAGATTTTAGCAGATATTTTAGCAGGAATACCCGACTCAATCGAACCAATTGTAATCGGCGATCGGGCGACTGCAATTCAGCAAGCAATTGAAAATGCTCAACCGGGAGATGGAGTTATTATCGCCGGAAAAGGTCACGAAGACTATCAAATTCTCGGTACAGAAAAAATCCATTTTAGCGATCGCGAACAAGCCAGAGAAGCCTTAAAACTTCTAAAATAG
- a CDS encoding DMT family transporter, which translates to MLGWIYLILAIALETAGTICVKLSENFTLIWPSIFIFVFYGISFIVFLPLSYKSIEPSVVYAVWAGLGAVFVTLIGVFAMHESITFLQCVAIAMIIIGVISLKLNQKPPTEEVKNNTE; encoded by the coding sequence ATGCTAGGTTGGATTTATTTAATTTTAGCGATCGCTCTAGAAACTGCTGGCACTATTTGCGTGAAATTATCAGAAAATTTTACTCTTATCTGGCCTTCTATATTTATCTTTGTATTTTACGGCATCAGTTTCATTGTTTTCTTACCTTTATCTTACAAAAGTATTGAACCTAGCGTTGTCTATGCTGTTTGGGCTGGTTTGGGGGCAGTATTTGTAACTTTGATTGGAGTTTTTGCCATGCACGAATCAATTACTTTTCTCCAATGCGTCGCCATCGCAATGATAATTATTGGGGTTATTAGCTTGAAGCTAAATCAAAAACCTCCAACTGAAGAAGTTAAAAACAACACCGAATAA
- a CDS encoding DMT family transporter, translating to MDWVFLILSSLCTVAAFTFLRLSENFTKIYPSILTFLFIALNIVFFSLAIQTIDLGIAYTAACGLGTLLTTSTSIIWFAESADFVKIMAIIVIVLGVALLKIT from the coding sequence ATGGATTGGGTTTTCTTAATTTTGTCAAGTTTATGCACCGTTGCAGCCTTTACTTTTCTCAGGCTATCTGAAAACTTTACCAAAATATATCCTTCAATTTTAACTTTTTTATTTATCGCCTTAAATATAGTTTTTTTCTCGTTAGCCATCCAAACTATAGATCTAGGTATTGCCTATACAGCCGCTTGTGGTTTAGGAACTTTACTAACTACTAGCACCAGTATAATCTGGTTTGCTGAATCGGCAGATTTTGTAAAAATCATGGCGATTATTGTCATAGTTTTAGGGGTAGCTTTACTTAAAATCACTTGA
- a CDS encoding N-acyl amino acid synthase FeeM domain-containing protein: protein MTIFIQQVNLSEQLNHCHQMQVDIFHHELNLYGMQIPDDYDRFSVYMQIRDSKFMIGTYRIVFPNDSLGLPIEETGFNLKQFNPNKVCEMSRLVLLKEKRGKIPFSKIIYSASNLAREHNACTLLVAILPRNFNLFKKYGFLQIGAPLSDPTVESTDTEKAVIIPMYKHL, encoded by the coding sequence ATGACTATTTTTATTCAACAGGTTAATCTTTCCGAGCAATTAAACCACTGCCACCAAATGCAAGTGGATATCTTTCATCACGAACTAAATTTGTATGGGATGCAGATACCTGACGATTACGATCGGTTCTCAGTTTATATGCAGATTCGGGATTCTAAGTTTATGATTGGAACTTACAGAATTGTATTTCCTAACGACTCTTTAGGACTACCAATAGAGGAAACTGGTTTTAATCTCAAGCAGTTCAATCCCAACAAAGTATGCGAAATGTCGCGTCTCGTTTTACTTAAAGAAAAGCGAGGTAAAATTCCTTTTAGCAAAATTATTTATTCTGCTAGCAATTTGGCAAGAGAACACAACGCTTGTACTTTGTTGGTGGCTATTCTTCCTCGCAATTTTAACCTGTTTAAAAAGTATGGTTTTTTGCAAATAGGAGCGCCACTTTCCGATCCTACTGTTGAATCTACTGATACGGAAAAAGCAGTAATTATTCCAATGTATAAACATCTTTAA